The Scatophagus argus isolate fScaArg1 chromosome 4, fScaArg1.pri, whole genome shotgun sequence DNA window GAGATAACTGAAATTTTCTACAAGAACTCCACAAAACAAGcttttaaaacagcagaaaatctgtacagtaaatgcacCAAATGTGTCCCTGCTGTATCCCACATGCCGTTTACATCTCAGTTGGGCTAAACATAAATGAATTGAATGGAATTGGAATCAGCAGGTCCTTCTGCATGCGCACATAAACTAAAGCATTCAATAGACGACAGCATGCTTGAGTCACGCTGCAGCATTTGCTTTtgcattcagtgtttgtattgaaatgacagaaagacaaatgacTCACTATGACAGACGAGCTCCAATATGTTTGAGCTGaattaaatcaaacacatttaagacttcaaacagaaagacagaagcaaAGTTTTTAATTGACTTAGTCAGGGgagactttttattttctaaccAAAGAGAGTTGCTCTAGGGATTTTCCCTTTGGGGCTGTGTAGGGCTGAAAATTTAATATCACGAGGACAAGAACCACAATTGGATGGAGGACCTTGCTCTTTAACGGCCTATCTGCCTTTACACAGACTCCTAATAAAAGGGAAAATTTCCAttgaaacaaattaaattggCACAAACTGTACAAGGCATAGTCCTGCTTTGGCAGTGTGATGTGATCGCGATTCCACCCCTCCAGGTTGACATCAGCCTTTTGGGATGGAGAGCGCAGGCAGTGGCTGGGCAGCAGAGCTCACCCCCCCATGCGTGATGCACGAGGTGAACGGGAACGACACCGGCCAGGTCTTCGAGGTGGCGCTGCAGAACGGCTCCTCCAAGCGCAGCCCTCAGTTTGTGGGTGTAGAGCTGCTACAGTCCTTCAAGCTGCTCATCATTCCCTGCTACACCTTGGTGGCTCTGGTGGGCATCTTTGGCAACTACCTGCTCCTCTATGTCATTTGCCGCACCCGCAAGATGCACAACGTCACCAACTTTTTTATTGGAAACCTGGCCTTCTCTGACATGCTGATGTGTGCTACGTGTGTCCCCTTCACGCTGGCCTACGCCTTCAACCCACACGGCTGGGTCTTTGGCCGTTTCATGTGCTACCTGGTGTACCTCATCCAGCCTGTGACGGTGTATGTGTCAGTCTTCACTCTCACTGCCATTGGTGTGGACAGGTAAGTCATACATAGTCAGAGAGCTGTGGGCAGATTCTGTTGATAATCCCTCTGGGGAATTCTGTTGAAGCTTATTTACATGCATTCTGCATTTTGCTAACATGTCTTACAGTATGTGCCAGCAGATGAGCAGCAAAGGGAAAGGTTTTCATTCAGAGGCATGTGTTCACACCTACTTAATCACCCGGCTATAAACTGCAcattaaagaagaagaaatctggTGCATAATTCCTCTCAGTGAAAGTTATCTTTTGTAAGAAGATCGCACAAAATTGCAGTGGCAGATGCAAATGTGTGCAGCTGGATGTAATGGATTTTTATGCCAGCTCTAAATATAACTGCGTTTTCAGTTTGAAACGGAACAAACGCAAGCATAACTCCAGCATGTAAGACAATAATTTGGCCCACACTTTTTCTTAAGTCTTCCTTAATGTAAACAAGTCCAACCTGTACTGGTACACAGTTTCAGAGATGATAGATATGAACCTGTCTGAATGGAGAACAGAATGGATGGAAGAGGATTCATCAGAGTACACTTTCCCCCACTGCTCATAACTCCTCGGTTTTGTGCTTCCTGACAACATGTTGTGTGCCAGAAGCCCAAATCCTTTTTTGAGTGTTGACCTTGTCTCCAGTggcagagctgaaatgatttttttttttttgaattataaacatgtgttgttgttttttttgctttgttttggggTGTCAATTTGTACTTGGTGCATTCTCAGGTCATCGAGACTGTATTTGAGgctgtattttctgttctgtcaatTAAAGCCTGTACTCTCATTTGCACGTTGATTGCTGATGATTTGTGAATGCgatttgtttttcacttgtgaaatgaactgaaatttgGCATGTTTCCATAGTTTTTTCTCAATAGTTCAGGTGTATCAAATCTAACTGAATTCTGGTCAAACAAACTGAGgttgtcttcttctgtgcttcttCCTAGGTACTACGCCACAGTTCATCCCCTGAAAAAGCGCATCACAGTCTTGGCGTGCACCTACCTTCTGTCTGGGATCTGGCTGCTCTCTTGTGGTCTGGTGGCTCCAGCTGTGGCTCACACCTACCATGTGGAGTTTAAGAATGAGGGCTTCACCATCTGCGAAGAGTTCTGGATGGGCCAGGAGAAGGAGCGGCTGGCTTACGCCTACAGCACTCTCTTCATCACTTATGTCCTGCCATTGTCAGCGCTCTGCATCTCATACCTGTGCATCTCCGTCAAACTGCGCAACTGTGTCGTGCCCGGCCACCACACTCAGAGCCAGGCAGAGGCTCAGCGCATGCGCAAACGCAAGACCTTCCGACTGGTGAGCCTGGTGGTGGCAGCGTTTGGCATCTGCTGGCTGCCCATCAGCGTTTTCAACGTGCTGCGTGACATTGACATTGACCTGATTGATAAGCGCTACTTTCTGCTCATTCAGCTGCTCTGTCACCTGTGCGCCATGAGCTCATCCTGCTGTAACCCTTTCCTCTATGCCTGGCTGCATGACCGCTTTCGTGCTGAGCTCCGCAAAATGTTCACGTGCCGCCGTCGCATCGGCATCTCGGCCAACAACTGCGCCACAGCCAGCGTGGTTTTGTGAAGCTCCTGTGTTTTCGACTAATGCTAACACAGACGTAGATAGGTGTAGATACATGTGATTCCTAAATTGGTAGGTGATCCAACTTTCACTCAAGGTAGTCACATTATGCACGTCGAAGTTCAGTAGCCTGGAGTCAAAGATGTTGCCCTGTTGTTCAACACCACCATTAAAAGAAGACTCCACCAGTTAAGCATTACACACCTGTAACAAACTCGTGATGGAGATGAAGTTCGATACAGCGGGAGCAGAGATATCACCTTTTCTCACAATCATCTTGCTTGTTAAAAATCTGgcgcctacattacccacaattcAACTCGTTTAGCAACAGCCCGAGCGGAGATTTGGGTGTTATCAGATTTTGTACAACAAATTATtagatttaacatttatttttgaatgcattttttgtttgatcTGTTTTTGTGAACATGAAAAACAATCGTCTCTTTGTCATATTAAAATCTCAACTTATTAAAAGTCCTGTATTTTGTTACTGTCAGCAGATCTCATGAAAAGACATGAACCAACAGCTTGTTAGTTTGTCCCTCGATACTTTCTGATGTCCCTGCCTTTCTGTGGACCTATAAAAAGAGACTTGATTATTTCCCAGGGGACTAGTTTTCAGCAAATGTTACTCGAGCAGTAAAAAGTTcgttggggactattttcagccacAGATTTGATTTGCTAGCGACTATTTATGGATGGAGCAGGATGGAGTATGTGGGCTTGACTGAGGATAAGCAgttcttgttcttgtgttttttcttatttgttgacaataagaaaaatatagtATATCACTGGCCACAAATAAGTattgcatttgcatttccaACACTGTGTGTTTACTCAACATAAAGTAAAACTGGTGACTAAAACAATTATGTAGATTATTATTTCTTGTGTATAAGAAGgttatatttcttttaaaacgTACACAAAATAATTGTAAGAAATGGCAGATGCAAAACAATATAAGTGTGAAATagtgtatttatttgaaataaaacgaGAATCTTGCTCACTTCTTTCAGAAGTTTTACATGGACTGTAGTAGCATCATCATCGAGTCTTCATACATGAAGCTCtcaggcagagaaagaagaaaggtaGCCAACAGCAACCATCCATCCAGcaaatcagacagaaaagtcATGAAAATATGTGTTGAAGGCACAGGTCTGTACATTCTGAAGATAAATATTGCTTTAATTTCTGCCAAGGCATAA harbors:
- the prlhr2a gene encoding prolactin releasing hormone receptor 2a, producing MESAGSGWAAELTPPCVMHEVNGNDTGQVFEVALQNGSSKRSPQFVGVELLQSFKLLIIPCYTLVALVGIFGNYLLLYVICRTRKMHNVTNFFIGNLAFSDMLMCATCVPFTLAYAFNPHGWVFGRFMCYLVYLIQPVTVYVSVFTLTAIGVDRYYATVHPLKKRITVLACTYLLSGIWLLSCGLVAPAVAHTYHVEFKNEGFTICEEFWMGQEKERLAYAYSTLFITYVLPLSALCISYLCISVKLRNCVVPGHHTQSQAEAQRMRKRKTFRLVSLVVAAFGICWLPISVFNVLRDIDIDLIDKRYFLLIQLLCHLCAMSSSCCNPFLYAWLHDRFRAELRKMFTCRRRIGISANNCATASVVL